One genomic window of Pelagicoccus enzymogenes includes the following:
- a CDS encoding pyridoxal phosphate-dependent aminotransferase, with protein sequence MPSPADRLSQFSESVIRGMTRLANSCGAINLSQGFPDFDPPEEVLCALEQATRGPYHQYAVTWGAPRFRQALAQKITRNTGLEVDPDQHLVVTCGSTEAMMVAMMTACNPGDKVIVFSPFYENYAADAILSGAEPIYVTLNAPDFGYLRDELVAAFEQKPKAIIVCNPSNPTGKVFTREELSEILDLATQHDAYVITDEPYEHIVYEPHVHTYACSLPGAFERVITCNSLSKTYSITGWRLGYVLASPEVIAQARKVHDFLTVGAAAPLQEAAVAGLELPDSYYEELQALYARKKELFLSYLRRTGLPFTEPQGAYYVMVDISSLGFPNDTEAAKWFARELGVAGVPGSSFFREPEHRFIRFHFAKKEETLIAAGERLLRLADSDWMQRSKR encoded by the coding sequence ATGCCATCTCCCGCCGACCGCCTCTCCCAGTTTTCCGAATCCGTCATCCGCGGAATGACCCGCCTCGCCAACAGCTGCGGCGCCATCAATCTCTCACAAGGCTTTCCCGATTTCGACCCACCCGAGGAAGTGCTCTGCGCCCTCGAGCAAGCCACCCGCGGGCCCTACCACCAATACGCCGTCACCTGGGGCGCTCCACGATTCCGGCAAGCGCTTGCTCAAAAGATCACCCGCAACACGGGCCTTGAGGTAGATCCCGACCAGCATTTGGTCGTCACCTGCGGCAGCACCGAGGCCATGATGGTCGCCATGATGACCGCCTGCAACCCGGGCGACAAGGTCATCGTCTTTTCTCCCTTCTACGAAAACTACGCCGCCGACGCGATCCTCTCCGGGGCGGAGCCGATCTACGTCACCCTGAATGCTCCGGATTTTGGATACCTTCGCGACGAACTTGTCGCAGCCTTCGAGCAAAAACCCAAGGCCATCATCGTCTGCAACCCATCCAACCCCACCGGCAAAGTCTTCACCCGCGAAGAACTCTCCGAAATCCTCGACCTCGCCACCCAGCACGACGCCTACGTCATCACCGACGAACCTTACGAGCACATCGTCTACGAACCTCACGTCCACACCTACGCCTGCTCGCTGCCCGGAGCCTTCGAACGCGTCATCACTTGCAACTCCCTATCCAAGACCTACTCCATCACCGGCTGGCGGCTCGGCTACGTGCTAGCCTCCCCGGAGGTCATCGCCCAAGCGAGAAAAGTGCACGACTTCCTAACCGTTGGAGCGGCCGCGCCCCTACAGGAAGCAGCCGTTGCTGGACTCGAGTTGCCCGACTCCTACTACGAGGAGCTCCAAGCCCTCTACGCTCGCAAGAAAGAGCTTTTCCTCAGCTACCTCCGAAGAACCGGCCTTCCCTTTACCGAGCCACAAGGAGCCTACTACGTCATGGTCGATATCTCTTCTCTCGGTTTTCCTAACGACACAGAAGCTGCAAAGTGGTTCGCAAGAGAGCTAGGCGTAGCCGGAGTTCCCGGTTCCAGCTTTTTTCGGGAGCCTGAACATCGCTTCATACGCTTCCACTTCGCCAAAAAGGAGGAAACCCTCATCGCTGCTGGCGAACGGCTCCTCCGACTCGCAGACTCCGATTGGATGCAGCGGTCAAAGCGCTGA
- a CDS encoding YhcH/YjgK/YiaL family protein: protein MIVDHIQNWNQYSLGEAWEKAFRFLQDLSPEAEEKEYPIDGDAIFARVMSYQTERETKPGKILEAHRKYADIQMALIDSERIAVYPTHSLASKGPYAEDRDVEFFEYKAPAKLQLSMTPGTFALLLPQDAHMPGLFTEAEGAKVKKVVVKILLERLKL, encoded by the coding sequence ATGATCGTAGACCACATTCAGAATTGGAATCAGTACTCGTTGGGTGAAGCTTGGGAAAAGGCTTTCCGTTTTTTGCAGGACCTAAGTCCTGAGGCGGAGGAAAAGGAGTATCCAATTGATGGTGACGCGATTTTTGCTCGCGTGATGAGCTACCAGACGGAGCGGGAAACCAAGCCGGGCAAGATCTTGGAAGCACATCGGAAGTATGCGGATATCCAGATGGCCTTGATCGATTCCGAACGGATCGCGGTTTATCCCACCCATTCGTTGGCAAGCAAAGGTCCGTATGCGGAGGATCGTGACGTGGAGTTTTTCGAATACAAGGCCCCGGCTAAGCTGCAGCTGTCGATGACGCCGGGAACCTTCGCTTTGCTTTTGCCGCAGGATGCCCACATGCCGGGCCTGTTCACTGAAGCGGAGGGGGCGAAGGTGAAAAAGGTCGTGGTGAAGATCTTGCTGGAGCGTTTGAAGCTGTAG
- a CDS encoding DUF5069 domain-containing protein produces the protein MSKQSNTLQLSAKNLETEFPRSPRETLGGFVVAARALDKCRAVLAGTNGEYHFNCPLDNTFFDFVGISGDAFKDFVATGADDEAVGKWIQENSQVKEKREIIAWNNKMRYMRPVDMPIELQEFLEGYIPEYLPSNKIVRVWFDVYDIEEGRI, from the coding sequence ATGAGCAAGCAAAGCAACACCCTGCAACTTTCAGCCAAAAACTTGGAAACCGAGTTTCCACGCAGCCCCCGGGAGACCCTCGGTGGCTTCGTCGTCGCCGCCCGCGCCCTCGACAAGTGTCGCGCCGTGCTGGCAGGAACCAATGGCGAGTACCACTTCAACTGTCCGCTCGACAACACCTTCTTCGACTTTGTCGGAATCTCAGGCGACGCCTTCAAAGACTTCGTCGCCACCGGAGCGGATGACGAAGCCGTAGGAAAGTGGATACAGGAAAACTCTCAGGTTAAGGAAAAGCGCGAGATTATCGCCTGGAACAACAAGATGCGCTACATGCGACCGGTCGACATGCCGATCGAACTCCAGGAATTCCTCGAAGGCTACATTCCCGAATACTTGCCCAGCAACAAGATCGTACGCGTCTGGTTCGACGTATACGACATCGAAGAAGGACGTATCTAG
- a CDS encoding TonB-dependent receptor plug domain-containing protein, whose translation MLKRFLILALLSLSPAASQGEESTDLMELSLEELLDMEVVSATISPKKLNTVPASVTIFNSQEINNMGLSTLEELLNFAPGYQSAKRGDSSLATPYSARGRAIGTSTSEVIVLLDGRRIDNATSGGQSSSIPGLSLANIETVEFLRGPASSLYGSNAFLGVINLTSSRERNDLSVSIGSHRTVSAQANFSQSNAQGLTVSLHANLSDSDGESFRLFNNFTGQQQLARTPHQTVDVDLHFSLGATSLSLLHAERKNDSFLIAGNLSPEINRNSRDFSMLSFEHALASELFDSLKLSAGLKAQETFTQTQTTPFGALASISQPSSDQPVILKAKVEEYEPWFRLDGSYASNSNQSIVFGIEYRNPQLEPNGILGNYDIAALSQSDFPVDYYQGEFLSISDSDKRSDDIFGTYFQFENTFANSNTLTLGFRYDDFSYASARLSPRVAYVHPFLDSAFLKLVWGEAYRTPKLSERVESTNNVQTGNSALKPETVTTTELILGGNWRNAYASVSLFENTFRDAIVQTFVDDIRTFRNAHQEGSSGIEAETFLQLGEHSTLRLSATHFFDLPQSSFRDSRNLASLSYNRSAENWNINLGAVYHSSQRNPSPVAGQHEKLPGYATVNATFSYRIRNSDTISLKAHNAFDKTYYTASQSILPGGAPNPGRSITATYTIRW comes from the coding sequence GTGCTGAAACGCTTTCTAATCCTAGCGCTTTTATCACTCTCCCCCGCCGCGAGCCAGGGCGAGGAATCGACCGACCTCATGGAGCTCTCCTTGGAGGAGCTCTTGGACATGGAAGTCGTCTCCGCTACGATTTCGCCCAAGAAACTGAATACCGTCCCTGCTTCCGTCACCATCTTCAACTCCCAAGAAATCAACAACATGGGCCTGAGCACCCTCGAGGAGTTGCTCAACTTCGCCCCCGGCTACCAATCCGCCAAGCGCGGAGACAGCTCCCTCGCCACCCCCTACTCGGCCCGAGGACGCGCCATCGGCACCTCCACCTCCGAGGTCATCGTCCTGCTCGACGGGCGCCGCATCGACAACGCAACCTCTGGCGGCCAGTCTAGCAGCATCCCCGGCCTCTCCCTCGCCAATATCGAGACAGTCGAATTCCTGCGTGGCCCTGCCTCCTCCCTCTACGGCTCCAACGCCTTCCTCGGAGTCATCAACCTGACCAGCAGCCGCGAGCGGAACGATCTCAGCGTTTCCATCGGCTCTCACCGGACCGTCAGCGCCCAAGCTAACTTTTCCCAAAGCAACGCCCAAGGGCTCACCGTCAGCTTGCACGCCAACCTGTCCGACAGCGACGGCGAATCCTTCCGCCTCTTCAACAACTTCACCGGCCAGCAGCAGCTCGCGCGGACTCCCCACCAGACAGTCGACGTAGACCTGCACTTCTCCCTGGGGGCCACCTCCCTCTCCCTGCTGCACGCCGAGCGTAAAAACGACTCCTTCCTCATCGCCGGAAACCTCAGCCCTGAGATCAACCGCAACAGTCGAGACTTTTCCATGCTCTCCTTCGAGCACGCCCTCGCCAGCGAGCTCTTCGACTCCCTCAAGCTCTCGGCCGGCTTAAAGGCACAAGAAACCTTCACCCAAACCCAGACCACTCCCTTCGGCGCCCTCGCCTCGATTAGCCAGCCCAGCAGCGATCAACCCGTCATACTGAAGGCCAAAGTCGAGGAGTACGAACCCTGGTTCCGGCTCGACGGCAGCTACGCTTCAAACTCGAACCAAAGCATCGTATTCGGAATCGAGTACCGAAACCCTCAGCTGGAACCCAACGGCATCCTCGGGAACTACGACATCGCCGCCCTCTCCCAATCCGATTTCCCGGTCGACTACTACCAAGGGGAGTTCCTCTCCATCTCCGATAGCGACAAGCGCAGCGACGACATCTTCGGCACTTACTTCCAGTTCGAGAACACCTTCGCCAACTCCAACACCCTCACCCTCGGATTTCGCTACGACGACTTCTCCTACGCCTCCGCCCGACTCAGCCCCCGCGTCGCATACGTCCATCCCTTCCTCGACAGCGCCTTCCTGAAGCTCGTTTGGGGCGAAGCCTACCGAACCCCAAAACTTTCGGAACGAGTGGAGTCGACCAACAACGTGCAAACCGGAAACAGCGCCCTCAAGCCCGAGACCGTCACCACCACCGAGCTCATCCTCGGCGGCAACTGGAGAAACGCTTACGCGAGCGTCAGCCTCTTTGAAAACACCTTTCGGGACGCCATCGTGCAAACCTTCGTCGACGACATCCGCACCTTTCGCAACGCCCACCAGGAAGGCAGCAGCGGGATCGAGGCAGAGACCTTTCTTCAGCTCGGCGAACACTCCACCCTCCGCCTGAGCGCCACCCACTTCTTCGACCTTCCCCAAAGCAGCTTCCGCGATTCCCGAAACCTGGCGTCCCTTTCCTACAACCGAAGCGCCGAAAACTGGAACATCAACCTCGGAGCCGTCTACCACTCCAGCCAACGCAACCCCAGCCCAGTCGCAGGCCAACACGAGAAGCTGCCCGGATACGCCACCGTCAACGCCACATTCAGCTATCGTATCCGCAACAGCGATACGATCAGCCTCAAAGCGCACAACGCCTTCGACAAGACCTACTACACCGCCAGCCAATCAATCCTGCCCGGAGGAGCCCCCAACCCCGGACGCTCCATCACCGCCACCTACACAATCCGCTGGTAG
- a CDS encoding replication-associated recombination protein A, which produces MDDQASLFGAEEEVALREDREAPAGKRQPLAARLRPRSLKEVVGQEHILAPGKLLPRLVESNTFGSLLFYGPPGCGKTSMAEAIAGETKSRFVRINAVMSNVAELREILSIARRMEDKDTVLFIDEIHRFNKSQQDLLLPDVEAGNIRLIGATTHNPGFYVNAPLLSRSHLFRLNPHTVDTVAATLSRALADEERGLGERKHVAEESVLRGLAKLCDGDLRRALNALEVIAMGLDEGGAITEEAVSVFAAERQIRYDADEDEHYDTISAFIKSMRGGNPDAALYWLAKMLAGGEDPRFIARRLVIFASEDVGLADSQALPLAVATQQACEFVGMPECRINLGHCVSYMAAAPKSNSAYAAINAALASIKQGPLQEVPLWLRDSGGKASKQLGNSQDYEYSHSFPENISGQEFMEKPLRFLEFKHVGAETEIAKRLARWEKLKAERQKKGE; this is translated from the coding sequence ATGGACGATCAGGCGAGTTTGTTTGGGGCGGAGGAAGAGGTGGCGCTGCGTGAAGACCGGGAGGCTCCAGCGGGCAAGCGTCAGCCTTTAGCGGCGCGTTTGCGCCCCCGCTCCTTGAAGGAGGTCGTCGGGCAGGAGCATATCTTGGCTCCGGGCAAGCTGCTGCCGCGCCTGGTGGAGTCGAACACTTTTGGCAGCTTGCTGTTTTATGGTCCGCCGGGCTGCGGGAAGACGAGCATGGCGGAGGCGATCGCGGGGGAGACGAAGAGCCGTTTCGTGCGTATCAACGCGGTGATGTCCAACGTAGCGGAACTGCGCGAGATTTTGTCCATCGCTCGCCGTATGGAGGATAAGGATACGGTGCTTTTCATCGACGAGATCCATCGCTTCAACAAGTCGCAGCAGGACTTGCTTTTGCCTGACGTAGAGGCGGGTAATATCCGTTTGATCGGGGCCACCACTCACAATCCGGGCTTTTACGTGAATGCTCCGCTGTTGAGCCGCAGCCATTTGTTTCGACTGAATCCCCATACTGTGGATACGGTCGCGGCGACTTTGTCTCGGGCTTTGGCGGACGAGGAACGGGGCTTGGGGGAACGCAAGCACGTGGCGGAGGAGAGTGTGTTGCGTGGGTTGGCCAAGTTGTGCGACGGTGACTTGAGGCGGGCCTTGAACGCCTTGGAAGTGATTGCCATGGGCTTGGACGAGGGGGGAGCGATCACGGAGGAAGCGGTGAGCGTGTTCGCTGCGGAGCGCCAGATCCGCTACGACGCGGACGAGGACGAGCATTACGACACGATTTCCGCCTTCATCAAGAGCATGCGGGGAGGGAATCCCGACGCGGCGCTTTACTGGCTGGCCAAGATGCTGGCGGGGGGCGAAGACCCGCGGTTTATTGCCCGGCGTCTGGTCATTTTCGCTTCGGAGGACGTGGGCTTGGCCGATTCGCAGGCGTTGCCTCTAGCGGTGGCGACTCAGCAAGCGTGCGAGTTTGTGGGGATGCCGGAGTGTCGCATCAATCTCGGACATTGCGTCAGCTACATGGCCGCGGCGCCCAAGAGCAATTCGGCTTACGCGGCGATCAATGCGGCTCTGGCGTCGATCAAGCAAGGGCCGCTGCAGGAGGTGCCGCTATGGCTGCGAGACAGCGGAGGGAAGGCTTCCAAGCAGCTGGGCAATTCCCAGGACTACGAATACAGTCACAGCTTTCCGGAGAACATTTCCGGGCAGGAGTTCATGGAGAAGCCATTGCGCTTCTTGGAGTTCAAGCATGTGGGAGCGGAGACGGAGATCGCCAAGCGGCTGGCTCGTTGGGAGAAGCTGAAGGCGGAGCGGCAGAAGAAGGGGGAGTAA
- a CDS encoding FkbM family methyltransferase, whose product MTNQAYNSTVATQQQTQKKGFLARAYHKAFTLGALRPHAHSILPHLDSPGGKFVEVGARDGLKGSLTPYLEKALGWKGLLIEPWPHLFQRCRKNRKSSVTLNVAASESLLRDSYIEIVGKPPATSVRRKLIEEAQARIQGRPIEPPIPGQAKPKRVQYVSTNSIAGILDRANFDKEFELIIFNLTGYEDRALDGMDFDRYKPTFLLVRTQSTNVNLPGLPHYYQKICSSKHDARSHLHLFRYSDFGVN is encoded by the coding sequence ATGACCAATCAAGCGTACAACTCAACCGTGGCAACTCAGCAACAGACTCAGAAAAAAGGATTTCTCGCCCGCGCCTATCACAAGGCGTTCACTTTGGGAGCCCTGCGTCCTCACGCCCACAGCATCCTGCCTCACCTCGACTCGCCCGGCGGCAAATTTGTCGAGGTCGGAGCTCGGGACGGCTTAAAAGGCTCGCTCACGCCCTACCTCGAGAAAGCGCTCGGTTGGAAAGGCCTGCTCATCGAACCTTGGCCGCACCTCTTCCAGCGTTGCCGCAAGAACCGCAAAAGCTCCGTCACCCTAAATGTGGCAGCCTCCGAATCGCTGCTGCGAGACTCCTACATCGAGATCGTCGGCAAACCGCCCGCCACTTCCGTACGCAGAAAGCTGATCGAGGAGGCGCAAGCCCGCATTCAAGGACGCCCCATCGAACCGCCCATCCCCGGACAAGCCAAGCCGAAAAGAGTGCAGTACGTCAGCACCAACTCCATCGCTGGAATCCTTGACCGGGCCAACTTCGACAAGGAATTCGAGCTGATCATCTTTAACCTCACCGGCTACGAGGACCGAGCTCTCGATGGCATGGACTTCGATCGCTACAAACCCACCTTCCTGCTCGTACGCACCCAATCGACCAACGTCAACTTGCCCGGCCTGCCGCACTACTACCAAAAGATCTGCTCCAGCAAGCACGACGCGCGGTCCCACCTTCACCTCTTCCGCTACTCCGACTTCGGAGTGAACTAA
- a CDS encoding YifB family Mg chelatase-like AAA ATPase — translation MLAIVSSAALQGIQAVPVLVEVNSGESGDPRLVLVGLPDAAVKESDDRVFSALANSGFRKPQTRTTINLAPGDLRKEGPMYDLPIALGILAATNQLSGEQRLKDFLIGGELSLSGATRPIRGGLAFALLAKATEKRGVILPLASAREAALVEGIEVYGVESLSQARRFIEGELELSNLSGKTVFDPQLQDSDLDFAEVKGQATVKRAIEIAVSGAHNILLLGPPGSGKSMIAKRVPSVMPEPSLEEFLEILQIESAAGITRTKQIAKHRPFRAPHHTISDVGLIGGGSVPGPGEISLAHNGVLFMDEFPEFKRSALEVMRQPLEDAQVTISRSAGKVTLPCNFMLVAAMNPCPCGYLGSQQKECICSPHQVQKYRQRISGPLLDRIDLHVEAPALSIGQLRQAKPGESSQAIRERVEKARKVQRSRFKNTAIRSNADMGHKSIQEHCAIASELGDLLQQAMERLSLSARAYDRILKVSRTIADLADSEEIQMPHLMEAIQFRSLDRMASS, via the coding sequence ATGCTAGCCATCGTTTCTAGCGCGGCCCTGCAAGGAATCCAGGCCGTGCCCGTACTCGTGGAAGTCAACTCCGGCGAGAGCGGCGACCCGCGCCTCGTTTTGGTCGGCTTGCCCGATGCCGCCGTGAAGGAATCCGACGACCGCGTCTTCTCCGCCCTTGCCAACTCTGGCTTCCGCAAGCCGCAAACCCGCACCACCATCAACCTGGCACCGGGCGACCTCCGCAAAGAAGGCCCCATGTACGACCTGCCCATCGCCCTCGGGATCCTAGCCGCCACCAACCAGCTCTCCGGGGAGCAACGCCTCAAGGACTTCCTCATCGGCGGCGAGCTATCCCTCTCCGGCGCGACTCGCCCGATCCGTGGTGGATTGGCCTTCGCCCTCCTGGCAAAGGCCACCGAAAAGCGAGGCGTCATCCTGCCCCTCGCCTCCGCCCGCGAAGCCGCCTTGGTCGAGGGCATCGAAGTCTACGGAGTGGAGTCGCTCAGCCAAGCCCGCCGCTTCATCGAAGGCGAACTGGAGCTGTCCAACCTCTCCGGCAAAACCGTATTCGACCCTCAACTACAAGACAGCGACCTCGATTTCGCAGAGGTCAAAGGCCAAGCCACCGTCAAGCGGGCCATCGAGATCGCCGTTAGCGGCGCCCATAACATACTTTTGCTCGGCCCACCTGGCTCCGGAAAGTCCATGATCGCCAAGCGTGTTCCGAGCGTCATGCCCGAGCCGAGCCTCGAAGAGTTTCTGGAAATCTTGCAAATCGAGTCCGCCGCTGGCATCACCCGCACCAAACAAATAGCCAAACACCGTCCCTTTCGGGCGCCCCATCATACCATCTCGGACGTCGGCCTCATCGGAGGCGGCAGCGTTCCGGGTCCTGGCGAAATTTCCCTCGCCCACAACGGCGTGCTTTTCATGGACGAATTTCCAGAGTTCAAGCGCTCCGCCTTGGAGGTCATGCGTCAGCCCTTGGAGGACGCCCAGGTCACCATCTCCCGCTCCGCAGGCAAGGTTACGCTACCCTGCAACTTCATGCTGGTGGCGGCGATGAACCCCTGCCCTTGCGGATACCTCGGCTCCCAGCAAAAGGAGTGCATCTGCTCGCCCCATCAAGTGCAAAAGTACCGCCAACGCATCAGCGGTCCCTTGCTCGACCGTATCGATCTGCACGTGGAAGCCCCCGCCCTCTCGATCGGGCAACTCCGCCAGGCGAAGCCGGGAGAAAGCTCCCAAGCCATACGCGAACGGGTCGAAAAAGCCCGAAAGGTGCAGCGTAGTCGTTTTAAGAATACCGCTATTCGCTCGAACGCCGACATGGGACACAAGTCCATCCAAGAACACTGCGCCATCGCATCCGAGCTGGGAGACCTCCTCCAACAAGCCATGGAGCGGCTCTCCCTTTCGGCCCGCGCCTACGATCGCATCCTTAAAGTGAGCCGCACCATCGCGGACCTCGCAGACTCAGAAGAGATCCAAATGCCTCACCTCATGGAAGCCATCCAGTTTCGTTCCCTCGACCGCATGGCCAGCAGCTAG
- a CDS encoding Gfo/Idh/MocA family oxidoreductase, with translation MTFRNAAAKPVVRKKDLEARSDKIHSRGMHTPAPYSRRTFIQSSALLAGAFAIGSALGQSPNGDVRLAIVGIRSRGMQLARDAHRTKGCVIVAICDADTAILERRAAEIESELGVAPEKVSNYRKLLERPDIDAVVLATPNHLHAIQTIWACQAGKDVYVEKPVCHNVWEGQQMVAAAREYNRIVQPGLQNRSDVGLKEAFAWIKQGNIGKIKQVRGLCYRNRASIGKSDTPIKPPSTLDYDEWLGPAADLPMFRERVHYDWHWVWNTGNGDFGNQGPHELDLMRWILDDPDHPKAIESYGGRFAWGDGGETPNMQITKLDWGTVPAYFEVRNLWVTPETNAAPNFKGYRVGVVVTCEGGEFRGGRGGGIVYHEGNKKGERFQGKGGFDHFPSFIRAINSRKESDLACTLETGYKSACLSHFGNISIQVGKEAATRKTTQAMSRDSQLKEAYDRFSEQLDAWKIDRSTDRWTIGRPLKIDTAKERFVGSGSGPANKLIKREDRKGFEVPKYA, from the coding sequence ATGACATTTCGAAACGCGGCAGCCAAACCGGTCGTTCGAAAAAAAGACCTCGAAGCAAGGAGCGATAAGATTCATAGTAGAGGAATGCATACCCCAGCCCCCTATTCTCGCAGAACGTTCATTCAAAGCTCAGCGCTGCTCGCTGGGGCCTTCGCAATCGGCTCCGCCCTTGGACAGAGTCCAAACGGCGATGTCAGACTCGCTATTGTGGGCATACGGTCTCGCGGGATGCAGCTAGCCAGGGACGCGCACAGGACCAAAGGCTGCGTTATCGTCGCCATCTGCGACGCTGATACGGCGATTTTGGAAAGACGAGCAGCCGAGATAGAATCGGAGCTCGGCGTCGCTCCCGAGAAGGTATCGAACTACCGCAAGCTGCTGGAACGCCCCGACATCGACGCCGTCGTACTTGCCACCCCAAACCATTTGCACGCGATCCAAACCATCTGGGCATGCCAAGCCGGGAAAGACGTCTATGTAGAAAAGCCCGTTTGCCACAACGTTTGGGAAGGCCAGCAGATGGTCGCCGCCGCTCGAGAGTACAATCGGATCGTACAGCCCGGTCTTCAAAACCGCTCCGACGTTGGCCTTAAGGAGGCTTTCGCATGGATCAAGCAAGGCAATATCGGAAAGATAAAACAAGTTCGGGGCCTCTGCTACCGAAATCGTGCCAGTATCGGTAAATCCGATACACCAATCAAACCTCCCTCGACGCTCGATTACGACGAGTGGCTCGGTCCCGCTGCGGACCTCCCCATGTTCCGCGAACGGGTTCACTACGACTGGCACTGGGTATGGAACACCGGAAACGGCGATTTCGGCAACCAAGGCCCACACGAGTTGGACCTTATGCGCTGGATTCTTGACGACCCTGATCACCCTAAGGCCATCGAAAGCTACGGCGGGCGATTCGCTTGGGGCGACGGAGGAGAGACTCCCAACATGCAGATAACAAAGCTAGACTGGGGTACCGTTCCGGCCTATTTCGAGGTGCGTAACCTTTGGGTGACACCGGAGACCAACGCGGCTCCTAATTTCAAGGGATACCGTGTCGGCGTCGTCGTGACCTGCGAAGGTGGAGAGTTCCGCGGTGGCCGGGGTGGAGGCATTGTCTATCACGAAGGCAACAAGAAGGGCGAACGCTTCCAAGGAAAGGGCGGGTTCGATCACTTCCCCTCTTTCATTCGCGCCATAAACAGTCGAAAGGAGTCGGATCTCGCTTGTACGCTCGAAACTGGATACAAGTCGGCTTGCTTGTCTCACTTCGGGAATATCTCGATACAGGTGGGCAAGGAAGCGGCTACGCGCAAGACAACCCAGGCCATGTCCCGCGATAGCCAGCTCAAAGAAGCCTACGACCGCTTCTCCGAACAGCTCGACGCTTGGAAAATCGATCGCAGCACCGACCGCTGGACCATTGGCCGCCCACTCAAGATAGATACAGCCAAGGAACGTTTCGTCGGTTCCGGTTCAGGCCCTGCCAACAAATTGATCAAGCGCGAGGACCGCAAAGGGTTCGAAGTTCCGAAATACGCCTGA
- a CDS encoding DUF2164 domain-containing protein, which translates to MPITLSKEQLTEAILATQQYMEDEFDLEIGELKARFLIEFLLKEIGPHAYNQGVDDADAYFRAKLEDLKGSCFEPRS; encoded by the coding sequence ATGCCCATTACCCTAAGCAAAGAGCAACTGACCGAAGCCATTCTCGCCACCCAGCAATACATGGAAGACGAGTTCGACCTGGAAATCGGCGAACTCAAGGCACGCTTCCTCATAGAATTCTTGCTCAAGGAAATCGGTCCCCACGCCTACAACCAAGGCGTCGACGACGCCGATGCCTACTTCCGGGCCAAGCTGGAGGACCTCAAAGGAAGCTGCTTCGAACCGAGGAGCTAA
- a CDS encoding CHRD domain-containing protein yields MKKYITTLLALAAFTVAQTASALHYTEFYVELDGASEVGSPGDPDGTAWGTLKIDQATNEIVWSFWADNILVPIIGFHIHNAPAGQNGPVVFNFDGMLWGSAIDPVAANILAAPQDYYLNIHTQEYPAGAVRGQVANAVPDTSAAAVGGLAIGLCMIAARRLRKKEAEAA; encoded by the coding sequence ATGAAAAAGTACATCACAACCCTTCTCGCCCTGGCAGCTTTCACTGTTGCCCAAACCGCAAGCGCCCTACACTACACCGAATTCTACGTGGAGCTCGATGGAGCCAGCGAAGTTGGAAGCCCGGGCGACCCAGACGGCACCGCCTGGGGCACCTTGAAGATAGACCAAGCCACCAACGAGATCGTCTGGAGCTTCTGGGCCGACAACATTCTGGTGCCCATCATCGGCTTCCACATCCACAACGCGCCCGCCGGCCAAAACGGCCCCGTCGTATTCAACTTCGACGGCATGCTCTGGGGCAGCGCCATCGATCCCGTGGCTGCCAACATCCTAGCGGCCCCGCAAGACTATTACCTGAATATCCACACCCAAGAATACCCCGCTGGCGCCGTCCGCGGTCAGGTAGCCAATGCGGTTCCCGACACCTCCGCCGCAGCGGTCGGCGGTCTCGCTATCGGCCTCTGCATGATTGCCGCCCGTCGCCTCCGCAAAAAGGAGGCCGAAGCAGCTTAG
- a CDS encoding peroxiredoxin-like family protein, whose amino-acid sequence MPKFAPGTQLKNLQLETIDGATTHVPSPHHRFTHLQFRRFAGCPICNLHLQSFASANDRLQRSGIQEIVFFHSSVESLLKFNSQLPFPVIADPSKKRYRDFGVESSLLSVLHPQAMLQGIRGVLRQGLGFSLRNGPLGLPADFLIDRSGILLAAKYGTHAYDQWSLEELLAIAQGVDAASVQERG is encoded by the coding sequence ATGCCCAAGTTTGCCCCCGGTACCCAACTCAAAAACCTGCAACTCGAAACCATTGACGGCGCAACAACCCACGTTCCCTCGCCGCACCATCGCTTCACCCACTTGCAGTTCCGACGTTTCGCAGGCTGCCCTATCTGCAACCTCCATCTCCAAAGCTTCGCCTCAGCGAACGATCGCCTGCAACGATCAGGCATCCAGGAAATCGTCTTCTTCCACTCGAGCGTAGAATCCCTCCTAAAATTCAATTCCCAGCTACCCTTTCCCGTAATCGCCGACCCCAGCAAGAAACGCTACCGCGACTTCGGCGTGGAGAGCTCACTTCTCAGCGTGCTCCACCCCCAAGCCATGCTCCAAGGGATTCGCGGCGTTCTCCGTCAAGGACTCGGCTTTTCATTGCGAAACGGCCCCCTTGGATTGCCGGCCGACTTCCTGATCGACCGCTCGGGAATCCTCCTTGCCGCCAAGTACGGTACCCACGCCTACGACCAGTGGAGCCTCGAGGAACTCCTCGCTATCGCCCAGGGGGTGGACGCGGCAAGCGTCCAGGAACGCGGATGA